In the genome of Indicator indicator isolate 239-I01 chromosome 8, UM_Iind_1.1, whole genome shotgun sequence, one region contains:
- the POMK gene encoding protein O-mannose kinase: protein MEKKPPFVRREFPPREMSSTSLALLLAALLLLNTFLYLYLNKFYIASGHAEADPGLCPFGYFKLGTVKNCSPWLSCEAINREVRKLKCVGEGAVKKVFLSEWKENKVVLSQLTNSELKEDFLHGLKMLKALQSKYVVRLLGYCEQQFTILTEYHPLGSLRGLNETLHIPKYKAMNTWHRRLMLAMDYVSVIRYLHSSPLGTFVMCDSNDLDKVLSQYLLTSDFHILVNDLDALPLVNRSAGSLVKCGHRELQGEFVAPEQHWPYGEEVPFEDDLMPPYDEKTDIWKIPDVTNFFLGHVEGSDIVRLHLFDIHAACKKKDPAERPSAQEVLDTYRKVLTLLIREAALPGTREML from the exons ATGGAGAAGAAACCGCCCTTCGTTAGGAGGGAGTTTCCTCCCAGGGAGATGTCATCCACCTCCTTAGCCTTACTCCTTGcggccctcctcctcctcaataCCTTTCTCTACCTGTACCTCAACAAGTTTTACATCGCATCCGGACATGCCGAAGCAGACCCTGGCCTCTGCCCTTTCGGGTATTTCAAATTGGGAACGGTGAAGAATTGTTCCCCGTGGCTCTCCTGTGAAGCCATAAATAGGGAAGTCAGGAAACTCAAGTGTGTTGGTGAAGGTGCCGTGAAAAAG GTCTTCCTTTCTgagtggaaggaaaacaaagtggTCCTTTCACAGCTTACCAActcagagctgaaggaggactTTCTCCATGGACTGAAGATGCTGAAAGCACTTCAAAGCAAGTATGTTGTCCGTCTGCTTGGCTACTGTGAGCAGCAGTTCACAATCCTCACTGAATACCATCCTCTAGGCTCACTGAGGGGCCTGAATGAGACTCTCCACATCCCCAAGTACAAGGCCATGAACACCTGGCACCGCAGGCTGATGCTTGCTATGGACTATGTGAGTGTCATTCGGTACCTGCACAGCAGCCCCCTGGGCACCTTCGTGATGTGTGACTCAAATGACTTGGATAAGGTCCTCTCTCAGTATCTCCTAACGAGTGACTTTCACATCCTGGTGAATGATTTGGACGCTTTGCCTCTGGTGAACAGGAGTGCTGGCAGTCTGGTGAAGTGTGGTCACCGGGAGCTCCAGGGTGAGTTTGTGGCTCCTGAGCAGCATTGGCCCTATGGAGAAGAGGTGCCATTTGAGGATGACCTCATGCCTCCCTATGATGAGAAAACAGACATCTGGAAAATCCCTGATGTCACCAATTTTTTCTTGGGCCACGTTGAAGGAAGTGACATTGTGCGGCTGCATTTGTTTGACATCCATGCAGCATGTAAGAAGAAGGACCCAGCTGAAAGGCCTTCTGCCCAGGAGGTCTTGGATACCTACAGGAAAGTTTTGACTCTGCTTATTCGGgaggcagccctgcctggcactAGGGAAATGTTATAG
- the HGSNAT gene encoding heparan-alpha-glucosaminide N-acetyltransferase produces MAAAAAGLVAAVAVALGGMLMAPGLTQPHGEGLPEEIEPEPRSREGIAAERRPPGRMDQALLLVLNELPEQGLRLATLSGSCHQCLYQFLAFVPPSNGSLRAPGTVLVVVDTQHPLTLQLNGSGGDTELCKLQYHFGEFGNYSLVVKTLSTSTKTVSCDLVINERPINSYLPILFAFLVYMGLFAVLIVSHLSMKINPVRNWVYKTLNPRETDRLINSELGSPNAADSASSDPSRPVWSAAPRQRLRSLDTFRGLSLVIMVFVNYGGGKYWFFKHESWNGLTVADLVFPWFVFIMGTSISLSLSSMLRWGRSKQKVLGKIVWRSFLLILLGIIVVNPNYCLGPLSWDNLRIPGVLQRLGFTYLVVAALELLFTKPGAESGTLETPCPALQDILPYWPQWICILTLEVIWLCLTFLLPVPGCPRGYLGPGGIGDFGNYPNCTGGAAGYIDRLLLGEKHIYQHPSASVIYQTTMPYDPEGILGTINSIFMAFLGLQAGKILLFYRDQHKQILCRFVIWSIVMGMISAILTKCSKEEGFVPINKNLWSISYVTTTSCFAFILLSLMYYLVDVKRLWSGAPFFYPGMNSILVYIGHEVFENYFPFKWKMQDTQSHAEHLTQNLTATTLWVIISYLLYRRRIFWKI; encoded by the exons ATGGCGGCGGCCGCAGCCGGGCTTGTGGCGGCCGTGGCCGTGGCGCTGGGCGGGATGCTGATGGCACCCGGCCTTACGCAGCCGCACGGGGAGGGCCTGCCGGAGGAGATTGAGCCCGAACCCCGGTCCCGAGAGGGGATAGCGGCGGAGCGGCGTCCCCCGGGGCGGATGGACCAGGCCCTGCTGCTCGTCCTCAAcgagctgccagagcagggcctgcGCCTCGCCACCCTTTCCGGCTCCTGCCACCAG TGCTTATATCAGTTCCTGGCTTTTGTCCCGCCAAGCAACGGGAGCCTGCGAGCACCGGGCACGGTGTTGGTGGTGGTTGATACCCAGCATCCGCTCACCCTGCAGCTCAACGGCTCTGGGGGTGACACAGAGCTCTGCAA GCTTCAGTATCATTTTGGGGAGTTTGGCAATTATTCCCTTGTGGTAAAGACCCTAAGTACAAGCACCAAAACTGTTTCTTGTGACCTAGTCATCAATGAACGCCCTATCAACAGCTACCTCC CTattctttttgctttcctggTTTACATGGGACTCTTTGCTGTCCTGATTGTCAGCCACCTTTCTATGAA AATTAATCCAGTCAGAAACTGGGTTTACAAGACACTGAACCCCAGGGAAACTGATCGTCTGATTAATTCT GAGCTGGGCTCCCCGAACGCAGCGGACTCCGCTAGCAGCGATCCCAGCCGGCCTGTGTGGAGCGCGGCCCCGCGCCAGCGCCTGCgctccctggacaccttccgaGG GCTCTCTCTTGTAATTATGGTGTTTGTTAACTATGGAGGAGGAAAATACTGGTTCTTCAAACATGAGAGCTGGAATG GATTAACAGTGGCAGATCTGGTGTTTCCATG gtTTGTATTCATCATGGGGACATCAATATCATTGTCACTGAGCTCCATGCTGAGGTGGGGAAGGTCCAAGCAGAAAGTGCTTGGGAAGATCGTCTGGAGGAGTTTTCTGCTAATCCTGCTGGGAATCATAGTTGTGAATCCCAATTACTGCCTGGGACCAT TGTCCTGGGATAATCTGCGGATTCCTGGGGTGCTCCAGAGGCTGGGATTCACATACCTGGTGGTTGCTGCTCTTGAACTCCTGTTTACAAAACCTGGGGCTGAGAGTGGGACCTTG GAGACACcttgtcctgctctgcaggataTTCTTCCCTATTGGCCTCAGTGGATTTGCATTCTGACCTTAGAAGTGATATGGCTCTGCCTGACCTTTCTGCTACCCGTGCCAGGTTGTCCCAG GGGCTATCTTGGTCCTGGGGGCATTGGAGACTTTGGAAACTACCCCAACTGCACTGGGGGAGCAGCTGGTTACATTGATCGTTTGCTCCTTGGGGAAAAGCACATATACCAGCATCCCTCTGCAAGT GTGATTTACCAAACAACGATGCCATATGATCCTGAAGGGATCCTGGGAACCATAAATAGCATTTTTATGGCATTTCTGGGACTGCAG GCAGGAAAAATTCTCTTGTTCTACAGAGACCAGCACAAACAAATTCTGTGTCGCTTTGTCATATGGAGCATAGTGATG GGAATGATTTCTGCTATCTTGACAAAATGTTCTAAAGAAGAAGGTTTTGTTCCCATAAACAAGAACTTATG GTCAATATCCTATGTGACAACCACCAGCTGTTTTGCCTTCATCCTCTTATCACTGATGTATTACCTTGTGGATGTCAAGAGGCTGTGGTCAGGAGCTCCATTTTTCTATCCAG GAATGAACTCAATCCTGGTCTACATCGGACACGAAGTGTTTGAAAACTATTTCCCTTTTAAGTGGAAGATGCAAGACACTCAATCCCACGCAGAGCATCTGACTCAAAACCTCACTGCAACAACTCTCTGGGTCATAATATCATACTTACTTTACAGGAGAAGGATATTCTGGAAGATCTAA